In a genomic window of Onychostoma macrolepis isolate SWU-2019 chromosome 08, ASM1243209v1, whole genome shotgun sequence:
- the sec22bb gene encoding vesicle-trafficking protein SEC22b-B, whose product MVLLTMIARLADGLPLAASMQEDEQMGRDLQQYQSQAKQLFRKLNEQSPNRCTLEAGSMAFHYVIEKGVCYLVLCEAGFPKKLAFAYLEDLQAEFHEQHGKKVPTVSRPYSFIEFDTYIQKTKKSYIDSRARRNLSNINTELQDVQRIMVANIEEVLQRGEALSALDSKASNLSSLSKKYRSDAKYLNTRSTYAKLAAGGVFFIMLIVYIRFWWL is encoded by the exons ATGGTGCTGCTGACAATGATCGCGCGGCTGGCGGACGGACTGCCGCTGGCGGCTTCAATGCAGGAGGACGAGCAG ATGGGTCGAGATCTCCAGCAATATCAGAGCCAAGCCAAACAGCTCTTCCGCAAATTAAATGAACAGAGTCCAAACCGATGCACCTTAGAGGCTGGATCAATGGCCTTTCA CTACGTCATAGAGAAAGGCGTTTGCTATCTGGTGCTCTGTGAGGCCGGGTTTCCCAAAAAGCTAGCCTTCGCTTATCTCGAAGATCTGCAGGCAGAGTTTCATGAACAACATGGCAAGAAGGTGCCCACGGTCTCCAGGCCCTACTCCTTCATAGAGTTTG ATACATATATTCAAAAGACCAAAAAGTCATACATCGACAGCAGAGCACGCAGGAACCTGAGCAACATCAACACAGAGCTACAGGATGTACAGAGAATCATGGTGGCCAACATAGAAGAAGTTCTGCAAAGAGGGGAGGCCTTATCTG CGTTGGACTCGAAAGCCAGCAACTTGTCCAGCCTGTCCAAGAAATACAGAAGTGACGCTAAGTACCTGAACACTCGCTCCACATATGCTAAGCTAGCTGCGGGTGGAGTCTTCTTCATCATGCTGATCGTATACATACGCTTCTGGTGGCTGTGA